A region of the Fusobacteria bacterium ZRK30 genome:
ATCCCTTATAAAAAGAGCAAGTATCGTAACAGGTACAGGACTTTCTATAATATATCTTGGGTTATTTTATCTAGGAGCTACAGGAAATCAATATTTTCCAGCTGATATATCCAGACCGGAATTAGTATCAAATTTTGTAAATATATTCTTAGGACAGTATGGAAACTTAATATTTGGAATATGTGTAATAGCAGCATGTCTTTCAACAGCAGTTGCACTAACAATGGTTGTATCGGAGTTTTTCTCAAAAACATATAATATGGATTATAAAAAAGTAGCTGTAGTTTCTTGTGTACTGTCAGCATTTATGGCTAACTTTGGAGTGGATAAGATAGTTGTGATAGCATCTCCAATCTTGGGAATACTTTATCCAATAACAATAGTTTTGATATTCTTAGGAATATTAGGAATTAATTCTATAGCAATCAGACGTAGTTGTGTGGGAGTATCTGGAATCTTAGCTGTTTTACAAATAGTAGTAGATAATACACAAATCGGAGCAATAGAAAGTCTCTATAGAGCTATTCCGTTGTCTAGCCAGGGGTTTGTATGGGTAGTACCTACAGTAGCAGCAGGGCTTCTTACATATATATTGATGAAAGATACTAGAGAACTCGTAAGAGCATAAAAAAAAGAACCTTTGGGTTCTTTTTTTTATTTAGAGGAAAATCAGAATTATGTTAGAATAAATTGGATAGAAGTACATTTGTGGTAAAATATGAGACGTTTTAATAAAGTGAGGAGATATTATGAAGAAATTATACGTGTTGATGTTTTTTATATATTCTATTGTAAGTCTGGCAGAGGATACAGATAAGATAGAATTCAGGCTAGGAGGGAATTTAGCTGGGAAATACAAGGAGGTTAATGCAACTAATTTTAAGAATGATAGTGATCCCCAGGGGATAGGATATGAATTTATTGTAGAATTGGTTCATGAGCCCATCCCGAATTTGATAACTGGTTTAGGAACAGGCTATCAAAGGGAGAGTGAGATAAGGATAGAGGGGAAAAATTATGGAATAATCGATACTATACCTATCTATGCAACTGTAAAATATAGATTCAATGAAGAAGGAATATATAAACCATATATAAAATTAAATTTAGGTGCATCTATCCCTTATACTAGATCGGAGTTAGAGAGGACAGGTGTTACAGCAGAAACGGGGTTCTATTATTCCCTTGGAGGAGGAGTAGAGTATGAAAATATGATAATTGAACTCAGTTACCAGTATAATGGAAATAAATTGGATGGGGATTATGATGGTAAGGTAGAGTTTTCTAAGTTAACATTGGGTATAGGGTACAGGCTGGATATATAGGAGGCTGTTATGATAGATTATCGGTGTAAGATAGATAATATAGCAAATCTATATAAAATATATGACTATGAGATGTTTCTTTATCAATTGAGAGAAAAGATCCTGGACGAACAGTTTAGGGAAATATTCAATGAGATCAGGTGGGCAAGGGAGATTAGAAAGCTGGGATCACCTATTCCTAAAGAACTTCTCAATATGCTGGAGAAACTAAAGGAAAGGATAGTTAACTACTATATAGAATACCTGAAAACCAACAGGGAGATAAAAAAAATAGAAGATCCAGATCTGATTATTGGTCTGGGCTGCAGTAATGGACTGGGATTTTTGGATAAGAGGGTAGAGGTTTTAGGTGAGTTGGTGGGAAAATTCCCCAAAGCTAAAATACTACTCTCTGGTGGAGGAATGGGTGTTTTAAAGACCGAGGCCTTAGAGATGCTGGAGAAGTTGAAAAAAAATTATAAAGTTGATGAGAAATTTGTGATTTTGGAGGAGGATTCCTTGGATACCTTGGGAAATATTGTTTTTTCAAAACTTCTCTTAAAAAAAATGAATATATTATGTCATATAGAAAAAATAATTGTAGTGACATCTCCATTCCATGTGATCAGGGTTCATTCTTTATTCAGCAGAGTTTTTCCAAAGGAGGTTTCCTTTGAGATTAGAGGTCATGATTATTATTTAAATAAGGTTAGCAGTGATGCAACCACAAGAAAAATTGTTGAAAATGAGATAAAATCCCTCTATAGATCTGACAGGATATTTAATATAGTTAATTTGAAGGAGGAGAAAAAAACTGGTTTTGAAGTGGATGAAACCAGCCTTTTCTACCAAATGCTCCTATATCATGATCTTTACAGGAATAGAAGGGATATTTTGAGAAAATATTATGGATGTCTGGAGACTTATAAGATTTAAATTTTTTTCTCCGGGATAGATTTAGTTCAGAAAAAAAGCACTAAAAACTATTGAGTTTTTAGTGCTTTTTTTCTGAATGGCAGATACATCAGTGTGAATAAGATTATCATAACTATCTCTAAGGAGATTATATAATATGGCCAGGGGCCTAAAAAATCCATGGGACTTGAGATAGGTTTTTTCTTTAAAAACATATAGTTTGTATTGAGTAAAAAATTAAGTGGGAAAAGCACCAGCATTATTCCGTTTATATATATATATGATTTTTTTAAAGCGTCAAAAGTAATGGTAAAGTTAAAGTATTTTAAACTATAAAATACAGCAAAATAGATATAGTAATGTGTTACAAAAAAACTGATATTTGAGTAATTTGGAAAAGCGATCCTGATATCTGGTGTCATAATAGCTAAGATAGCTCCGATACTCCAAAAATATACGAGATTAAAGATCTTATTGGATCTGAATATCATCATAAAAGCTGCTAAAACCAGGGTGTAATTACACATATTAAATGGTAAAAGGTTGGTAACGGGCTCCTTAAAAACAATGTATCTATAGATCAATTCGATAGTTTTTTCTATTAAGATAAAATACCCGGAAATTTTGGCAAATTTATCTATATCAAGTTTAAATATTTTTGGAAGGTATAAAGCTAAAACAGCTAAGCCACCGTAACCAAAAATATAAAAAAAGTGTTCTATACTGAATAATGTAAATTCTCTGATTGTAATCACCTACCTATGAAATCCTAGATCTGAAGGGTTGATATCTCCAGATACATGGGCAATATTTCCTCCTGATTTTTCAAACTCTTTTCGAAGTTTTACTACTTTTTTAGCTAATTCGACAGTATCAGTACTTAAATTTTCTGCTTTTATTCGTCCCTTTGACCAATATTCTATGATTAACTTACTGTCTCCATAGATATTTTTTTTTCCCTCTTTTAGAGCAATATTTAGTGCTATATAACAACCTAAAAGTTCGCCAAAATTATTGGTACTCCCTGGTTTAGTAAGGTAGTTATCAAATTGATTGATCTTTTCCTGGGGGACAAAATGATGGAGGATGGAATTCCCGTATTTATCAGTTACTCTGACTTCGGTACCAATACCACGACCGGTTCCGGCATCAAAATATATTCCTGAAGGTAATTTTTCCTGAAGCATCTCTTTGGTTTCATAGATTCCTCCATTTGCTATCCATTTCTCAGCTTCCTTCCGACTTTTAAATGACTTATAACGGACGTTTCCGCCACGAGTGAGGGTCTTACATTCGTCCCAATCGTTGGTGATCACACCGGTATTTGAGTGGGTATAAAAACAGGCATAAAACTTATCCAGTTTTTTTTCATAATTTCCCCCTGCACCTAACCATTTTTTTGCCTCTAACTTGGTTACAAACCCCTTATATCTTGCTTTTTTCCCTTTGACCTTATTTTGGCATTCTGGCCAGGATGTCAGTATACCGGTTTCATTTATATTTTCAATTACATATGCATAAAATTTGTTTTTTGCCATTATTATCTCCTATTTTTAAATTTCTATTCTCAGTTATTATACCATTATATTGGAAAATCAAAAAAAATAAAATTAAAAAGGAAAATCAAAATATAGACAGAAAAAATAAAATAGGAAAATTTGGAGGTGGAAAGGTGAAAAAAATACTGATTTTATTTTTTATTGTAACAAGTCTGGCTATGGGAAATTATTTGGATACCTGGGATGAACTCCTTCAAAAATATACATCTGTTGGAGAAAAAGGTGGAACAAATTTGGTGGTGGTAGATTACAGGAGATTAAAGCAAGATATTAAGTTTGAAAAATTATTAGAAGAGGTAAGGGAGGTAGAAATTAAAAGAATAGAGGGCGATGAGCTGAAAGCATTTTGGATAAATGCCTATAATATAGGAGCAGTTAAAACCATAGTGGATAACTATCCCATAGAGGGGATCAAAGATGCCGGTTCATTATTTGGATCAGTTTGGAGTAAAGAGGTTATAGAGATAGGGAATAAGGTATATTCTCTGGGGGAGATAGAAAATGAAATTTTGAGAAAGACTGGAGATGAACTTATCCATTTTGCCATAGTATGTGCTTCGGTGTCATGCCCGGATCTAAAGAGGAGTGCCTATCGTGGTAGAGAGTTGGATAGACAGCTTTTGGAACAGAAACTAAAATTTTTAGAGGAAAAAAATAAGGGGGTTAATATAGTAGGAGATACCATATATATATCTAAACTTTTTAAATGGTATAGTGATGATTTTGGAAATATAAGGGAATATCTGGATATTTCTCCAGATAAAAAAATAAAATATCTGGACTATAATTGGGAATTAAATGGGTCAAGTCAATAAAAATTTGTCAAGTAGATTAAATTTACAAAAACACTTGAATTTATGTGGTTTTTCTGATATAATTACTCTCGTGAATAAAAAATTTTTATAAAGGAAGGTGACTAGAATGAAAAAAGGTATTCATCCTGATTATCACTTAATTAACGTTGAGTGTTCATGTGGAAACAAATTTGAAACTAGATCAACATATACAAAAGAAACTTTAAATGTAGCTGTTTGTTCTGAGTGTCATCCATTCTATACAGGTAAGGCGAAATTCGTTGATGCTGCTGGTAGAGTAGATAAGTTTAACAAAAGATACAACCTTAAGAAATAATAAAAGTAGGACTTTTTTTAAAGTCCTATTTTTTTAGGAAAAAATAAAGTAAAAAAAAATTAGGAGGAAAAAAATGTCAGTAATAGAAATTAATCACCCATTAGTACAACATAAATTAACTTTACTTAGAAATAAAGATGCAGAAACAAAATTGTTTAGAGAAACTTTAACGGAAATAACAGGGTTAATGACCTATGAAGCTACAAAGGACTTTAAATTAAAGGACGTAGATGTAGAAACTCCTATAATGAAGACAACAGCTAAAGTATTAGCTGATAAGGTAGCTGTAGTTCCTATCTTAAGAGCTGGATTAGGAATGGTAGAAGGTGTTACTACATTTATCCCAACAGCTAAAATAGGGCATATAGGAGTATACAGAGATGAAGAAACATTACAACCAGTATACTACTATTGTAAATTACCAGAAAATATAGCTGA
Encoded here:
- a CDS encoding DUF547 domain-containing protein, which translates into the protein MKKILILFFIVTSLAMGNYLDTWDELLQKYTSVGEKGGTNLVVVDYRRLKQDIKFEKLLEEVREVEIKRIEGDELKAFWINAYNIGAVKTIVDNYPIEGIKDAGSLFGSVWSKEVIEIGNKVYSLGEIENEILRKTGDELIHFAIVCASVSCPDLKRSAYRGRELDRQLLEQKLKFLEEKNKGVNIVGDTIYISKLFKWYSDDFGNIREYLDISPDKKIKYLDYNWELNGSSQ
- the rpmE gene encoding 50S ribosomal protein L31; this translates as MKKGIHPDYHLINVECSCGNKFETRSTYTKETLNVAVCSECHPFYTGKAKFVDAAGRVDKFNKRYNLKK
- a CDS encoding ribonuclease H family protein; this translates as MAKNKFYAYVIENINETGILTSWPECQNKVKGKKARYKGFVTKLEAKKWLGAGGNYEKKLDKFYACFYTHSNTGVITNDWDECKTLTRGGNVRYKSFKSRKEAEKWIANGGIYETKEMLQEKLPSGIYFDAGTGRGIGTEVRVTDKYGNSILHHFVPQEKINQFDNYLTKPGSTNNFGELLGCYIALNIALKEGKKNIYGDSKLIIEYWSKGRIKAENLSTDTVELAKKVVKLRKEFEKSGGNIAHVSGDINPSDLGFHR
- the upp gene encoding uracil phosphoribosyltransferase; this translates as MSVIEINHPLVQHKLTLLRNKDAETKLFRETLTEITGLMTYEATKDFKLKDVDVETPIMKTTAKVLADKVAVVPILRAGLGMVEGVTTFIPTAKIGHIGVYRDEETLQPVYYYCKLPENIADMKVLLVDPMLATGGSAIYSIDYLKEAGVKDISFMCIIAAPEGIAKVIEKHPDVDIFVGKMDQGLDENSYIYPGLGDCGDRIFGTK
- a CDS encoding TIGR02206 family membrane protein, which produces MITIREFTLFSIEHFFYIFGYGGLAVLALYLPKIFKLDIDKFAKISGYFILIEKTIELIYRYIVFKEPVTNLLPFNMCNYTLVLAAFMMIFRSNKIFNLVYFWSIGAILAIMTPDIRIAFPNYSNISFFVTHYYIYFAVFYSLKYFNFTITFDALKKSYIYINGIMLVLFPLNFLLNTNYMFLKKKPISSPMDFLGPWPYYIISLEIVMIILFTLMYLPFRKKALKTQ
- a CDS encoding YdcF family protein; translated protein: MIDYRCKIDNIANLYKIYDYEMFLYQLREKILDEQFREIFNEIRWAREIRKLGSPIPKELLNMLEKLKERIVNYYIEYLKTNREIKKIEDPDLIIGLGCSNGLGFLDKRVEVLGELVGKFPKAKILLSGGGMGVLKTEALEMLEKLKKNYKVDEKFVILEEDSLDTLGNIVFSKLLLKKMNILCHIEKIIVVTSPFHVIRVHSLFSRVFPKEVSFEIRGHDYYLNKVSSDATTRKIVENEIKSLYRSDRIFNIVNLKEEKKTGFEVDETSLFYQMLLYHDLYRNRRDILRKYYGCLETYKI
- a CDS encoding porin family protein, which gives rise to MKKLYVLMFFIYSIVSLAEDTDKIEFRLGGNLAGKYKEVNATNFKNDSDPQGIGYEFIVELVHEPIPNLITGLGTGYQRESEIRIEGKNYGIIDTIPIYATVKYRFNEEGIYKPYIKLNLGASIPYTRSELERTGVTAETGFYYSLGGGVEYENMIIELSYQYNGNKLDGDYDGKVEFSKLTLGIGYRLDI